Below is a genomic region from Echinicola rosea.
AATATTTAAAATTGGAAAAATATAAACACTAAATTAATGCTTACCTAATCCTCTAATGTCCATTTCAATCCTTTGGCAAATAGCGTATTTGAAGGTTTGCAAAGCTTATAAGATAAGTATTCCTATCATTTGGAACGGCACTAAAAATGAGCTGTAACGTTGCTTCGTCTTCATCGGAAACGCCACTAGTTTTTATGTGCGTCATTATTGATTTTAAAATTCCTTGAATTTTACCAACTTAAGCCTTCACCATTTTATGGGAATACATACCTGCCATTTTTATACTTTTATTATTTTTGGTGGAAAGTTAAGTTTAGATTGTAGGGGATTTATGTAAGATAATATAAGTTTCGAACAGACTTTTAAAAATATAGACGATATCCTGTATAAGGATTCGGGAGCAGATAGTGAGCTGGATTATATTGGTCAAGTATTAAGAGTATCCGAGCCGCTTTTGTTGGCTTTCAGGCGCATTTGTACAGGTCTAGGGTTATGTAAGGTAAATTGATTAAATGGAAATTTTTAGACAGATAACCGCTAATAATATCTCCATGAAGCCTTATCCTTTTTGGAAGGAATTGGCCATGGAAGCATACCTTCTAGAAAATGAAGAAATATTAAAGCTAGACGATCAAAATTTCTCAGATGTGGTCGTGGTGGATGCTGAATTAGCGCTAAAAGCAGGAAGAAAGTCCGGTGATGGGCGAATTGATATTCTAGCTAAATACGGAGGGGAATATTTAGGGATTGTCGAGCTTAAACTCAACGAGATTAATGAAGAAAGCCTGGGCCAATTACAAGATTATCTCAATGTAAGGGGGCAAATTTTAGCGATTGGTGATAACTGGAATGAAGAAAACCCGCCAAAATGGGTGGGAGTATTGGTTGGCAGCTCCATTAGTCCCAGGTTACAAGAGCTGCTGTCCAATGGGTATGAATATGATGGAATTCCCATTGCAGGAATGACTATAAGGCGTTTTAGGAGTGAGGGGAATGAAATTTTTGTAGTGGCCGACACTTATTTCAAATTTAACTATACCACAAAGGACTATTCAAAATTTATCTTCAATGGTGAAGAATTCAATAAAGGAAGATTGGTGAATGCAGTAATGAAGCATTACGTAGAAATGAATCCAAACATATCTTTCGCTAAGCTAAGCCACGATTTTCCTAAATGGGTTCAAGGAAGCTTTGGTGTATTTACCACAGTAGAAGAGGCCGAAGATATTTTTCAAAGATGGGGACATAAGCGGCATTATATAAAACCTGAAGAGACTATTAAATTAGACGACCAGACCATTGCTACCTGTACCCAATGGAATCCTGAAAACATTCAAAAGTTCATTGATCAAGCTCAAAAACATGGGATGGTTATAGAAGTTAAATGAGTTATAATCAACTGGACTGGAGTAACGGTTTTTGGGACAGGATGGAGGAAAAGTATCATGAGCTGGAGTGGATAAGGTAGCAGGAACAGCAAGGTTGTTCGAAGAACCCAAAAAGAGGAAGCCCTTAGGTCCCTGTGTTTGTTGACAATTCCCTTTTTTACAGGGAAGGAACTTTCCCCTTTGCCTGAAAGCAGAAGGGAAATATCCTCTCGAAGAGGAGAACTATTACATGGTCAAAGGAAGTACAGCGGATTGTCAAAATGGAAATTGACAGGATCATGGACACCCCATCCCTGGAACACTTGTTGGTTGGAAAAAGGAAATAGCTCGAGAGCTATTTTCGAAAACTAAAATTGTGAATACATCTCAGCCTCTTTTCCACTTGGATAGATTCCCGGGAAAAGTAAGGGGGAATACTTTACTGGATAGCTGACGTGATAGGTCATGTGAATGCCTTCTTTTATGGCCTTGAGCAGCCCCATTTCTTCCAATGACTCCACAAGCAGTTTCAGTGTTTTGTCCGAAAGATTTGTGATTCTCATGGCATGTGACTTAGTGATCCTTCCTTGAAGGAAAACATCACGAAGAATATATTCCGCTTCCGGCCTCAATCTATGTTTGAAGGTCATTAGCTCGATAAAGGCACTTATCCTTTCAAGCATATTGTCAATATCGAGAATGTCGTACATATAATCGATCTGGTCAATGGCCACCTCAAGAAAGAATCGGCAAAATTCCAACAGCATCTTATTGGAAAGGTTGCCCCTGCCATCATAGTCATTGTAACGTTGCATGTCCGCATTGGCCAATCTTGACTTGTACTCATCGTTTTTTCGTGCCAATCCCCTGGAAATTGACCATAATCCTGATGCATCCAGTTCTTCCTGGATAAAACAAGCATCGGAAAACAGCCTTACCACCCTACCGTTCCCGTCCAGAAACGGGTGGATCCAGGCCAGCCGGTGGTGGGATGCCGCAATGGAGATGATCCTTTTTATCTGTGACCTGTTCCTGCTATGCCGGGGATCATAAAATTGCTCGAAACGTTCCATAAAGGTTGGGAGGGCTTGGTGGGCAGGACCAATATGGCGTCCTACCTGAACTTCTTCCAACCTGAATTCCCCCGGAACCACTTTTTTGATTTTACCTTCCTTTGAGATGACATCCCTGAAGTCCTCAGGCAAATGATCATAGAACCTTTTGTGAAGTGATTTTATGAATGAAGTGGAAAAAGGGGAGAAATCTTGTCTTACT
It encodes:
- a CDS encoding PDDEXK family nuclease — translated: MEIFRQITANNISMKPYPFWKELAMEAYLLENEEILKLDDQNFSDVVVVDAELALKAGRKSGDGRIDILAKYGGEYLGIVELKLNEINEESLGQLQDYLNVRGQILAIGDNWNEENPPKWVGVLVGSSISPRLQELLSNGYEYDGIPIAGMTIRRFRSEGNEIFVVADTYFKFNYTTKDYSKFIFNGEEFNKGRLVNAVMKHYVEMNPNISFAKLSHDFPKWVQGSFGVFTTVEEAEDIFQRWGHKRHYIKPEETIKLDDQTIATCTQWNPENIQKFIDQAQKHGMVIEVK
- a CDS encoding Fic family protein, with product MGHLTLYTVPSSMEPLLPDDGKEKLEQLAIDLVKKSSRLYGKIHPLTRRAISEFLRPMNSYYSNLIEGHDTHPIDIERALKNDYSANKAKRELQLEAIAHINLLRKIANEIPAVRQDFSPFSTSFIKSLHKRFYDHLPEDFRDVISKEGKIKKVVPGEFRLEEVQVGRHIGPAHQALPTFMERFEQFYDPRHSRNRSQIKRIISIAASHHRLAWIHPFLDGNGRVVRLFSDACFIQEELDASGLWSISRGLARKNDEYKSRLANADMQRYNDYDGRGNLSNKMLLEFCRFFLEVAIDQIDYMYDILDIDNMLERISAFIELMTFKHRLRPEAEYILRDVFLQGRITKSHAMRITNLSDKTLKLLVESLEEMGLLKAIKEGIHMTYHVSYPVKYSPLLFPGIYPSGKEAEMYSQF